One Fundidesulfovibrio terrae genomic window carries:
- a CDS encoding DVU0772 family protein, with the protein MAELKSFKEYDVDWEMTPEAAVTLYLEWGNNCWLNEFKPVRYRSDSTTYFVVNTWEREPKLMLIKRTSDDAKELAILPLPDHLRGNFLEHIGNNKGVYAPTPEIKDWLRTQLSN; encoded by the coding sequence ATGGCTGAGCTGAAGAGTTTCAAGGAATACGACGTGGACTGGGAGATGACCCCCGAGGCCGCCGTGACCCTGTATCTCGAGTGGGGAAACAACTGCTGGCTGAACGAGTTCAAGCCCGTGCGCTACAGGAGCGACTCCACCACCTACTTCGTGGTGAACACCTGGGAGCGCGAGCCCAAGCTCATGCTCATCAAGCGCACCAGCGACGACGCCAAGGAGTTGGCCATCCTGCCCCTGCCGGACCACCTCAGGGGAAATTTTCTGGAGCACATCGGCAACAACAAGGGCGTCTACGCCCCCACCCCCGAGATCAAGGATTGGCTGCGGACCCAGCTGAGCAACTGA
- a CDS encoding response regulator → MENAGILIVEDERIIALDLRSKLAKLGYTVIGLAHTGLEAVRLAAELSPDLILMDIILDGSFDGIEAARRIREHREIPVVFVSACNDVSTKERAGRTGCLHFVSKPVDARELAERIHEALSGNGECG, encoded by the coding sequence ATGGAAAACGCGGGCATCCTCATCGTGGAGGACGAACGCATCATCGCCTTGGACCTGCGCAGTAAGCTCGCCAAGCTCGGCTACACGGTGATCGGGCTGGCCCACACCGGCCTGGAGGCTGTCAGGCTCGCGGCCGAACTCAGCCCGGATCTGATCCTCATGGATATCATCCTCGACGGCAGTTTCGACGGTATCGAGGCCGCCCGGCGTATCCGCGAGCATCGGGAAATCCCCGTGGTGTTCGTTTCCGCCTGCAACGACGTCTCCACCAAGGAGCGCGCCGGCCGCACCGGCTGCCTCCACTTCGTCTCCAAGCCCGTCGACGCCCGCGAACTCGCGGAGCGCATCCACGAAGCCCTGTCCGGAAACGGAGAATGCGGCTGA
- a CDS encoding metallophosphoesterase family protein, with translation MRLIVLSDIHGNLEALLAVLADARRVAPGAAIVCLGDVVGYGADPEAAARMVMESGAACVMGNHEMGVTDLRSRSRFNPQAWDSVLWARSRLSPETRRWMAGLPASLSLEGCRFVHGLPPDEVDTYLFQASAAKAVQAMEGIAEDVCFVGHTHQLRLVRVENGRLSGGRLEEGVSRLAPTVKYIVNAGAVGQPRDGNPKAKYCLYEPASRELVVRFVDYDAQAAADKIIASGQPRVYADRLTQGAS, from the coding sequence ATGCGGCTGATCGTTCTCTCAGACATCCACGGCAACCTCGAAGCGCTCCTGGCCGTGCTGGCGGACGCGAGGCGCGTGGCGCCGGGCGCGGCCATCGTCTGTCTGGGCGACGTGGTGGGCTACGGCGCCGACCCGGAAGCGGCCGCGCGCATGGTCATGGAGTCGGGCGCGGCCTGCGTCATGGGCAACCACGAGATGGGCGTCACGGACCTGCGCAGCCGCTCGCGTTTCAACCCCCAGGCCTGGGACTCCGTTCTCTGGGCCAGATCCAGGCTTTCGCCGGAAACCAGGCGCTGGATGGCCGGTCTGCCCGCCAGCTTGAGCCTGGAGGGGTGCCGCTTCGTCCACGGCCTGCCGCCGGACGAGGTGGACACCTACCTGTTCCAGGCATCCGCCGCCAAGGCCGTGCAGGCCATGGAAGGCATCGCCGAGGATGTCTGCTTCGTGGGCCACACCCACCAGCTGCGGCTCGTGCGCGTCGAGAATGGCCGCCTTTCCGGGGGACGCCTGGAGGAAGGCGTGAGCCGGCTGGCCCCGACGGTGAAATACATCGTCAACGCCGGGGCCGTGGGCCAGCCCCGCGACGGCAACCCCAAGGCAAAATACTGTCTCTACGAGCCGGCCTCCCGGGAGCTCGTCGTGCGTTTCGTGGACTACGACGCCCAGGCCGCCGCCGACAAGATCATCGCTTCGGGCCAGCCCAGGGTCTACGCGGACCGGCTCACGCAGGGCGCTTCGTGA
- a CDS encoding protein kinase domain-containing protein — translation MKRIGKYEVLGLLGRGGMGSVYKVAMPVTGKIMALKLLAPNPFLKTLIGRAEIERRFLAEAHTLGALSHPHVASVWDFGRAGRRPFFLMEYYCRDLGQVIGETAEAEAATRRLPLPRAAGYAVQTLDGLDRLHHAGIVHRDIKPFNLLLTDEDQIKITDFGLSRVRGEGVASSPGLKVGSPYYAAPEQEDDPDRAGPRADLYSVGVTLYRMLTGLLPEWPLEGDRLPSRLSRDLDEAWDDFFRRALFPKAEGRHRDARHMAAEITVLLADWKKRLENACRLEGEGEPPPCPVPGLGQARTNPLKVSGKNAREALGLDQLWRPRCYTVQRLSPRVGTVLDETSGLEWQLSGSRYRLTWWEAHEYVAHLNATGFAGARDWRLPTVEELARIMTPPAEFTGHCQSPVFDEEQRLLWSADRRAFTQSWFADMELGAFAWADMTCRRHVRAVRTS, via the coding sequence GTGAAGCGCATCGGCAAGTACGAGGTCCTGGGACTCCTGGGCCGGGGCGGCATGGGCTCGGTCTACAAGGTGGCCATGCCCGTCACGGGCAAGATCATGGCCCTTAAGCTCCTGGCCCCCAACCCCTTCCTGAAGACACTCATCGGGCGCGCCGAGATCGAGCGCCGGTTCCTGGCCGAAGCCCACACCTTGGGCGCGCTCAGCCACCCCCATGTGGCCTCCGTGTGGGATTTTGGACGGGCCGGGCGGCGGCCGTTCTTCCTCATGGAATACTATTGCCGCGACCTGGGGCAGGTCATCGGAGAGACCGCCGAGGCGGAGGCCGCAACCCGCAGGCTCCCCTTGCCGCGCGCCGCCGGGTACGCCGTGCAGACCCTGGACGGCCTGGACCGGCTGCACCACGCGGGCATCGTCCACCGCGACATCAAGCCCTTCAACCTGCTCCTCACCGACGAGGACCAGATCAAGATCACCGATTTCGGGCTCTCGCGGGTGCGCGGGGAGGGCGTGGCCAGCTCACCGGGCCTCAAGGTCGGCTCGCCCTACTACGCCGCCCCCGAGCAGGAGGACGACCCCGACCGGGCCGGGCCGCGCGCCGACCTTTATTCCGTGGGGGTGACGCTCTATCGGATGCTCACCGGGCTTCTGCCCGAGTGGCCCCTGGAGGGCGATCGCCTGCCAAGCCGCCTCTCGCGCGATCTGGACGAGGCCTGGGACGACTTCTTCCGGCGGGCCCTGTTCCCCAAGGCCGAAGGCCGTCACCGCGACGCCCGGCACATGGCCGCCGAGATCACCGTACTGCTGGCGGACTGGAAAAAACGCCTGGAAAACGCCTGCCGGTTGGAGGGGGAGGGCGAGCCGCCCCCGTGCCCAGTGCCGGGACTGGGCCAAGCCCGGACGAACCCCCTGAAGGTCTCGGGGAAAAACGCCCGCGAGGCCCTGGGCCTGGACCAGCTCTGGCGGCCCCGCTGCTACACCGTGCAGCGCCTGTCCCCTCGGGTGGGGACCGTGCTGGACGAGACGTCCGGCCTGGAATGGCAGCTGTCCGGGAGCCGGTACCGCCTCACTTGGTGGGAGGCCCACGAATACGTGGCGCACCTGAACGCCACCGGGTTCGCGGGGGCGCGCGACTGGCGGCTGCCCACGGTGGAGGAGCTGGCCCGGATCATGACCCCGCCCGCCGAATTCACCGGCCATTGCCAGAGTCCCGTCTTCGACGAGGAGCAGCGCCTGCTCTGGAGCGCCGACCGGCGCGCCTTCACCCAGTCCTGGTTCGCGGACATGGAGCTCGGAGCCTTCGCCTGGGCCGACATGACCTGCAGGAGGCACGTGCGGGCGGTGCGCACGAGTTGA
- a CDS encoding amidohydrolase family protein, translating into MRFNTHCHVFNLQSVFNQDTVFILKNRLIQDHGLSRGGAELAIGFIKAVMVHHSGSDTQGLPRGWRHGDAWSALELGTLSNMDLVAKDMVEQLDEEGGDPFIFVPLMMDILCQPQPDPVPARPDQLDRQVQDTQRQMVNYPGRMLPFYAVNPNRRNFVERTKQCLCRGGFVGVKLYPSLGYSLTDAGMSDVMQYCNDNEIPMLMHCNQGGFKKDNVTADNCSPKLWGLVDDGDGFLDTFPKLKICFAHFGGSENFVQKQPNGSFQDVFQSGSWSSLILALMGSQGYRDRVFADVSFHEDSLPGPLASGYLGNLATIIAREECRGQVLWGSDTWLLRMVSTEIDYWHGFTGQYILPIEHFHLMWDANPRKFLGFGDGNPARYTPNIWAHVRYMEENRARFASGQDIHPWLEAAMAVPEKDRRYPAAP; encoded by the coding sequence GTGCGTTTCAACACCCATTGCCATGTTTTCAACCTGCAGTCCGTTTTCAACCAGGACACTGTCTTCATACTGAAAAATCGCCTGATCCAGGACCACGGCCTCAGCCGAGGCGGGGCCGAACTGGCCATCGGTTTCATTAAAGCCGTGATGGTCCACCACTCCGGAAGCGACACCCAGGGACTCCCCCGGGGATGGAGGCACGGGGACGCATGGTCGGCCCTTGAGTTGGGCACTCTCTCCAACATGGACCTGGTGGCCAAGGACATGGTCGAACAACTTGACGAAGAAGGCGGCGACCCCTTCATCTTCGTCCCCCTGATGATGGACATCCTCTGCCAACCCCAGCCAGACCCAGTGCCGGCCCGGCCTGACCAGTTGGATCGCCAAGTCCAGGACACCCAGCGACAGATGGTCAACTATCCCGGCCGGATGTTGCCGTTCTACGCCGTGAACCCAAACCGCCGGAATTTCGTTGAACGGACCAAGCAGTGCCTGTGCCGCGGTGGCTTCGTGGGAGTGAAGCTCTACCCTTCCTTGGGCTACAGCCTGACGGACGCGGGTATGTCCGATGTCATGCAGTACTGCAACGACAACGAGATTCCCATGCTGATGCACTGCAACCAAGGGGGGTTCAAGAAAGACAACGTAACCGCCGACAATTGCAGTCCGAAACTGTGGGGACTGGTCGATGACGGAGACGGATTCCTGGACACGTTTCCGAAGCTGAAGATCTGCTTCGCACATTTCGGTGGGTCGGAGAACTTCGTGCAAAAACAACCCAATGGCAGTTTCCAGGACGTTTTCCAATCGGGTTCATGGTCCAGCCTCATATTGGCCCTGATGGGTTCGCAGGGATACCGCGACAGGGTTTTCGCCGACGTGTCCTTCCATGAGGACTCCCTGCCCGGCCCCTTGGCAAGCGGCTATCTGGGGAACCTGGCCACGATAATTGCCAGGGAGGAATGTCGCGGCCAGGTGCTGTGGGGATCGGACACTTGGCTTCTTCGGATGGTCAGCACGGAAATTGATTACTGGCACGGCTTCACCGGCCAATACATACTGCCCATCGAACACTTTCACCTGATGTGGGACGCCAACCCGCGGAAGTTCCTGGGATTCGGAGACGGGAATCCCGCACGGTACACACCGAATATCTGGGCGCACGTGCGATACATGGAAGAGAACAGGGCCCGGTTCGCTTCCGGCCAGGACATCCACCCCTGGCTTGAGGCCGCCATGGCAGTTCCGGAGAAAGACAGGAGGTATCCGGCCGCCCCCTGA